aagagaggagataTGGATAAGATAATTGGTACCAGTCTATCTTCTCTTAGTCTCTCTGGCTAACTGCTCTGCTGTCAACACTGACTGGCctttaattatcattttgttGTATTAAAGATGAGGCCCTGCATCTTTAATTGTATGACTAATTATGCAAAATAAAGGattaattaagtaaaatttatGGTCCTCAGTGTAATGGATTTGCTGCCAGTCTCCGGGTCCTAAAAGCAGCCAGTAGCAAGCAGGCTGCATGTCCCCGACAGCTTACTGCGGGGACcagaaagcagccagtcccaagcagggacgGTGCATGAGACCACGTGGCAGGTCTCCATGTCTCCATATGGCGGGTGGTGGGCAAGAGAGATGGATAGGCATACCATGTAGAGtaaagttggatatttattaggagggttatggaggggaagagaaaaggggagaagggggagagagaggggggggagaggagagtcagaagctgcctctccaagagagggacagaaagagagagaggctaagggtgcaagcaggaagggagtgggcgtggcttgtctcttaaagagacagaacattacACTCAGGACTATACATCTCTTTAGAGCAGAATGAGTCTACAATTTGATACTTTCACTAAGACCAGTGGCAAAGATTCATCCATCTTGTCTCAGCTGCCACAATCTTTAATTTAACCTGAAAACTGTCACCCTCTTTTCTACCCTCACCGTGAAAAGTCCTGTGGAAAAGTACTCAACTCTGTTCTAGAAACTTGGGAACGAAATACCCCAGCTAATGGCATCTGTTTAACTTTTGTTAAACTGCTTGATTGCCTTACTTCTCCCTGAAACTGTCAAGCAGGATatagtttttctgtgttctttgcctttaAAAGCTCTCTGTAAAATGCATTTAAGGCTTTTCTGTGAGAAGTGATTTTCAATTTGGACTTTGGTTGTGGTGAATGGTCTTTGCACTGTACCATGCAACAAGGTTAAGCTTttgtcgggggtggggggagcaggttTTCACTTTCtctaccaggctggtctcaaattcacagaaacacacctgtctctaccttctgagtgttgagattaaagaccCACTACCTAAGTTCAGCCTTcttaggtaaataaataaataaataataaaataagttatgGTACTGATGATCCTTGCCCTGCAGCCAGGGAGGGGACACTTAACCAAAACAGGGAAGACAAACAATTATAAAGTGTCAATTGTCCCATTATCTGGAGGCTGCAATGTCATTTGGCCTGTGCCCTTTTGCCTTTGAAGCGGTTACTGAAATCTTTCTCAAAGTGCATTCCATACCAATTCTTTCACCTTCTTCCATTTCAGGATCTTTATAAACATAGAGTCTATCCAGTAATCCAGGATAATTGCCCTGTTTAAATTCCTGATTAGTaacattaatttcattttttctttgtaaccTAAAATAGTCACAGAGTCCAAGTGGGTTTTTTGGATGGTCTTAATGCTGCCTTGGGCACAGGagtgagttatttttttctgttgaattaACATATTAAAAGGTAGAATATGAGAGTTACAGGAGATCTTGGGGAGTTCCAGTTTAGCTGCCATGTTTTACCTGGAAAGTTGGGGTCCCAtcttgtggtttgtttgttttttttttttgagacagggtttctctgtgtaaccttggttgtcctggagctcactctgtagaccaagctggccttgaactcacagagagttagGCACCAATCAACGAGTATAGCAGAATAGCATTAGTAATAATTCCTTTGATTTTTCCCCGGtcatatttggttttaccctgaGTCTCTGGGCTGTCTGGCCTCTGATTTCTGGTCATCCAGGCAGTATCAGGCATGGATTCTCTCTTGTGGCATGGGCCTCAGGTTTGATTAGTCATTATTTGGTCACTCCCTTGTGGAGTTCTGTACCACCATTACACTGGCACATCTTGCAAGCAGGACAGATTATAGgctgaaggttttgtggctgaatTGGTGTCCCAGTCCTActactggaagccttgcctggctatATAAGATAGCTGATTCAGGCTCTGTATCCTTCATTACTAGAAGTCCTCACTACAGTCTTCCTCATAAAATCCTGGGAGTTTCTACTTCACTAGGTTTCCACATGACCTCCAAAATGAACCCCAactccagttgtctctcccaatattctctccctccaccccacctgatccctcctgttttcATCTGCCCCGGCCCCAGTTCACTCACAAAATATGTTAGTTTGAAATGTCTCCAACAGATTTGAGCACAAAATGGATATTCAGAAAAGAATCTACCAATTCTAAAAATTCTATCAATTCAATTGATTTCTAACATTTTCTGtgaatacaatgtgtgtgtgatCAAAAGAAAATTCCCAATATTGTAGTTTACAGTCTACTTTTTCTACCTGTCTTACTATTTTTTCATCAGTACATCAAATGCTTCTTTAAAGAGAGCGTTAATACACTGATATATATTTATCTTATACTAAAAGTCTCATGGAAGAGAAATGATTTTATGACAATCTAACATTCTTTGGAATAGTTCACTCATCTTAGAATAAAACCAATCATCataaacccattgccattgttcttgagctctcagtagtcctcattgtccgctatgttcagagagaccagttttatcccacatgcactggctttgtgggagcctaggcagtttggatgctcaacttgctagacctggatggaggtgggggttccttggacttcccacaggacagggaaccgtgattgcttttcgggctggggggggacttaattgggggagggggagggaaatgggaggcggtggcggggaagagacagaaatctttaataaataaataaattaaaaaaaacaatcatcaTTATGTTCTAGTATCTACTTCCTAATTcaaatctcagaaaaaaatataaaatcattttctcaGATTCAGATATATCACCATCACATTTGCCATGATTTTTGACGGGATTGGCATATACAGGGCTTActgtattttagtttttttgtcgTGGGACTGCATACTGGAATCCAGTGGTATCTTTACAAAATCCCATAGCAACCTGATGGCACTACTAAGATCATAATCCTGGGATCTGGAAATCTTAGGTTTTTATACTTCCTACTATAGCATAATAATGTTCAAGTTTGTACAGAAAGTACTTATCATAAAACATAGTGCACTAtcagaaaaaactaaaattaaataatttaaagttaacAAATCCCCATAGTTCTTAAGCATTTataatgtttttctccttcactTTCAAGTTGAAGATCTTTTTCTAACCTAAAGTTAAACTCGAAACAATGCTAACTTCTATAAAGCAGTCTGTAGAATAAATCAAATTATAGTCTTACTGTGTGGTCTTCCTAGAAATTAGTTGCAAACTCCATTTCTTGTACCTCACACGGATAGAATCTTTTGATGGAAACAATCACAAAGAtgtatttagaaattaaaacactttaatataaacatttttcagAATATAGACCGATTTTTATCAGCCCTTtggagaacattttaaaagtatatatcatCTAATTTATTATACACTGATTTTCCACTTTCAGaactagaaaatacaaaaatacactGCAAATTAGATTTAACAAAAAAGGGCTAAGTTGCTTCATACATTTTCATTGGAGAAAACATAAACATTAATACACAACAGTAGTAAAATACCACCAATACTCACACAAATTCTAAAAGGAATGGATTCTGAGAAGTCTGGTCTCCCTCAGGCCTGACCATTcttccaaaaccaaacaagagtTGGAaaattcagggtggtatggctgtAGACTGCTTTGTAACTCACTGTTTAGGTACATAGTTTCCATGAGCAAACAAGTCATTTTCATTGCAACTTGAAGGACAAAGTAGAAACACCTCTACTTAAGAAAACCATATTATATATAAGCAatagaataattttctttcttataaaatcagagaaagtaactttaaaaagcaTATTGAACATTTTGACTTTAACTGGCTTCTGTTAGCAATTAACTgtacacatgtacaaatacacaaataacacaaatttcaaaaaaaaaacccaaagttttaAACCTTTCTTCAACCTTAAGGGAACAAAACTGCAAAGTAGAAAGCACTAAATCTTCTGGATTTTCTTCAGTAGGtttcttcctctcccattctTCTTAGTATTTTGTTCTTGCTTATTGAAGGCTAGGTTTAGACTTTATGGTTCTACTTTCAATTACATTTTGAAAGGAGGGAGTGACATAGAGAGGGGAAggtgagagaggagagcagaacagaggacacatacacacatagagagagagggagagggaaagggagagagagggagggaggaagagagagagttttaTCTCTTCTCTTCATTTGAAGTGctttatctcaattttctcagaacTTTTCCCAGTGATTTTCTTGATTCACTCTTCTGATAGTAAAACTAAAAGTTCAAAATTCTTGAGTAGGTttaccttaaaacattttcttaaaggaTGGATTTAGAtatcttgtgtttcttttctcatattcatttttgcaaacaaaaaacctcaaggTTTTTGAGCTGATACTCTACCTGCCTTTCCTTAACTTCACCAGTCACTCCTATCTTTATCTAAATCAATATTGCTTTCTTTTAGCCATTCTTGGGTATCTTGTAAGTTCAGAACCCAAGAATTGACTCATCCCAAAGGatttcctcttctgttctttcttcaacaaatttctttttctctttcttgtgctTACGTTCTTCTTTCTCTGAGGacacttcatgttttcttttcttttttcgaTGCTTCAGTTTTTCAGAACTGACTCCAGCTTTATCTTCCTCTCCTTTAGTTTGCTCAATGTTCTTGTCTTTGTCTAAATCTTTATCCTGATagctccttttccttttatgCTTGGACTGTTCTTTCTctggcctttctttctcttcccccagatGTCGTCTTTTCTTCTGATGTCGTCTTTTATGACTTGTTTCATGGGCACTGGCATTGTCATATGAAGGCAGTTCCTTGTATATGTCATATTCTACACTGTGTGAGCCAGGGTTATTTTCTTGCTGACTAAGGCTCAGAGGACCAGGTTTTTCTGAGAAGCAATCTCTTGTGAACTGATAGTAACTATCAGAGTCTGGGTTCCGTTGGCTCTCAAAAGCTGGTAAATAATGAGGTAACTTATATTCCACAACTTGTGAACTGCTGTATGGATCTGTGTGAGTCTGGAAAGTCTCACACGGGAATCTTTGCTCAAACATTCTGTGCTTAGATCTTCTGTCAACCATTTCTCTGTAATCATGAGTTTCAAAAGCACTATCAATTCTTCTAAAAGATGTCTTTGGCTTGGGTTCTCTAGATTCCTGCACCTTGCTGTAATCATCAAATTCATTTGGGAAATCATCATTTCTCCTCTTTGAATGAGGTGGTAACCAGTGAGGTAACTGGCCTTCCACTGGTGAGCCATTGTATTGTCGCTGGTAGGTCTGTGGGCTCTCAGATGAAAATCTTTCCTCACACATCCTTTGTCTGTGTTCAGACTCAACCCTTTCTCTGTAACCATGATCCCTATACTTATAGTTTTCTGTCACCCGTCTAAAACTAATATTGGGATCAAGTCCTCTGGCCTTCTGTTCTTTGATGTAATTTTCAAGCTCATCCTGGAAAGAGTCATATGTTTTTGACTGTGCTGGTAAACAATGAGGTAACTGGTCTTCTACTGCTCGAGGATTATTGTATGATCCTGGCTGTGTCCAGAAATTTTCAAGTGGAACTTGTTGTTCAAGCATTTTTTGTCTGGGTCTGGAATCAACCATTTCTCTGTACCCACGGACTTCCAAGTAATTATCCTCCATCTTCCTGAAATGAACCTTATACTCTAGCTCTCTAGGTTTCTTCACTTTGTTATAATCTGCACATTCACCTTGGTAAGACTCCTGTATCGTCTTTGAATTCTTTACTTGATTGATAACATGAGATTctctacaaagaaaataatacagttttgattactatgaatattttatttgctctaaaatattagtttaaataaaatctaCAAAGGTTGAATacaaatctaaattttttttttggtttttcgagacagggtttctctgtggctttggagcctgtcctggaactagctctgtagaccaggctggtctcgaactcacagagatccgcctgcctctgcctcccgagtgctgggattaaaggtgtgcgccaccattgcccggctacaaatctaaaattataaaaagaattttgatgCTCAAATCATAGCATGGATAGGTAGATATCACTCCAGAATTCCACAAGTTTTATGCAAAAACATTTCTTAGAAGATGGTAGATGGGAGACACTGATACTTTCATTTTCTACATGatattgaaatattgaaataaaatcacAGATGAAGAGCTGCAGGGAGAGGGAATGCTGTGGAAAGATACCAGAATGCAAGAGCAGACAATAACAAAGTGAAGTACAGGAACACCAAATGTTTGAACTGTAAGAGATTTAAATGGAGAACCATAAACAAGTGCACAGTAATAAACTACGGACAAGGAAGATGCCCCTCAGTGGGGCTCTtagcagaagagagaaggaaactcTTAGTGAGTTTCAAAGTACAGAAACTATCACCTTACAAAAATACAGTCTTAGATAGGAGACTTATGATCTATTAGTAATCTGGCCCCAAAGAAGTCTCCTGTATTTCTCAGCTTAACTCATTGCTGTTGAAATGAAGAATTATCTTAAAAGTTGTCCTGTTGTCCAGCCTTACTTCTGGATGTATAAATACATGCATTTTAATATCTTCAAAATCCAGACTGTCCATCCGAGTCATAAATATATACAGTGTTCAGGTTAAAAAGATCAACAAAGAGACTTTAGAGTTAAACTGCACCATAAATCAAATGGACTAAGCATACAGTATGTGATTCAACAGCTGCACAATACACATTCTTTTCAACAGCTTCTGGAATTGCATAGCCAGGAAAACattagagagaagagaaaagctgCTTCCTAAATGGATTTGGAGCTTGCTTCATAAGAGGGAATCCATGCCTACTGCTGTAAACCTGCTcaaaaaaccatgaccaaagaggTCTTAGACCCTGGGAAGGGATGGTAAGATTATTGTTTAGCTAAATTGGCAACATCAAATCATCCTCTAAATGTCTGTTTATACTCACAGACAAAGACTATTCTCTGCCTTGAACAGAGCATCCTCTCCTTTGCagataaatacagagacccacgGCTGCATAagatgctgagaataaaggcTTAGTCCTAGACTAGACATTTATACCACCTGCTTAATATTCAAAGAATGCTGGGGAAGATGGGTCAGAAAGAATATTATGTTCTGGTAAATGGGGAGAGGGGTTAGAAATTATATCTTTAAAGCACAACACAGAAGTGACAACTATGAACTTAATAGCAGCTGTGTATACTGTAACCAGGTCCACAGAAGTCGGGCCCTCCTATCAGTCAgttatgaagagaaaaagaattcatGAGGCCCTACCACATACTGTTGATCTACTGTCAACCACAGCTTCTTGGAGAGGGGCAAGCATAGTATCTAGACGTGTACCCAGTGGTGATCCCACAAGGTTCTGATGGTTGGTTCTGCGCTCAAGATCACACAGAAAGCCCTAAATAAACTTTGTGAAATGCTAAAAAGAACCAAAGCTAGTACACATGGGGAAGAGATTTATAGTGAAGGAGGCTagtaggatgtgtgtgtgggggacaaCAGGGGAGattgaaagagtaaaaagaatACATAGTGTACATgtacaaaattattaaagaacaaaatctacttattaaagaaaaaaatgcaagacaAAATGATGagaatgcagaaaaaaatgaatatacattttAGTGGGAATATAAATTAATGCAGCCATTACAGAAATCTATATGGAAGTTACTCAAAAACTAAATGTATAACTTCCATAAGATCCAACTATATTACTCCCAGACATATATCCAAAAGAATCCTAGGTTGCTTAGAAGACAGATGGCTAAACAGCAATACTTAATGCAAtacca
This is a stretch of genomic DNA from Microtus ochrogaster isolate Prairie Vole_2 chromosome X, MicOch1.0, whole genome shotgun sequence. It encodes these proteins:
- the Zmat1 gene encoding zinc finger matrin-type protein 1, translating into MAAAGRGDSSFKVDTCPCLREDDTCEGQERSAYFTDDFCQTCGVVLQHESERISHYKSEIHAQNVKFYFQVHGEPNEVPGGKVSMRVENSQVYKGEEVNRGKFSGFCNMSFDSTAIAQAHFVEKSHVQNPKQLLEEHDRVSPSGCQPKMAYRMRTYVCHICSITFTSLHMFRSHMQGSEHQIKESHVINQVKNSKTIQESYQGECADYNKVKKPRELEYKVHFRKMEDNYLEVRGYREMVDSRPRQKMLEQQVPLENFWTQPGSYNNPRAVEDQLPHCLPAQSKTYDSFQDELENYIKEQKARGLDPNISFRRVTENYKYRDHGYRERVESEHRQRMCEERFSSESPQTYQRQYNGSPVEGQLPHWLPPHSKRRNDDFPNEFDDYSKVQESREPKPKTSFRRIDSAFETHDYREMVDRRSKHRMFEQRFPCETFQTHTDPYSSSQVVEYKLPHYLPAFESQRNPDSDSYYQFTRDCFSEKPGPLSLSQQENNPGSHSVEYDIYKELPSYDNASAHETSHKRRHQKKRRHLGEEKERPEKEQSKHKRKRSYQDKDLDKDKNIEQTKGEEDKAGVSSEKLKHRKKKRKHEVSSEKEERKHKKEKKKFVEERTEEEILWDESILGF